The Elgaria multicarinata webbii isolate HBS135686 ecotype San Diego chromosome 17, rElgMul1.1.pri, whole genome shotgun sequence genomic sequence ggaggaggaggagccgccgccgccgccgggcgaGAGGCGGAGAGCGCAGCCGGGCCGGGCGATGATGGCGCTGGGGCGGCTGAGCCGCGCGGTGCGCCGCTCGCCCTGGCTGTGCAACGTGGCTCTGTACGGGGGCCTCTTCGCGGCCGGCGACGCGGTGCAGCAGCAGCTCCGGCGCGGGCCGGGCGCCGACTGGGCGCAGACGCGGCACGTGGCGCTGGTGGCGCTCGCCTTCCACGGCAACTTCAACTACGTGTGGCTCAGGGCGCTGGAGCGCCTCCTGCCCGGCCGGGCGCCCGCCGCCGTGCTCGCCAAGGTGCTCTGCGACCAGCTCATGGGCGCGCCCGTCGCCGTCCTGGCTTTCTACACCGGTG encodes the following:
- the MPV17L gene encoding mpv17-like protein, translating into MMALGRLSRAVRRSPWLCNVALYGGLFAAGDAVQQQLRRGPGADWAQTRHVALVALAFHGNFNYVWLRALERLLPGRAPAAVLAKVLCDQLMGAPVAVLAFYTGMSLLQGKEDIFADCRQKFWNTYKTGLMYWPFVQLSNFSLVPVHWRTAYTGLCGFIWATFLCFSQQSGDGTARSAFMLFRGEKAETDKASSGK